The Beijerinckiaceae bacterium genome has a window encoding:
- a CDS encoding multidrug transporter subunit MdtB — MNPSRLFILRPVATSLLMAAIMLAGGVAYSFLPLSALPEVDYPTIQVRTFLPGASPEVMTSSVTAPLERQLGQMPGLNQMTSSSSAGASVITLQFSLNLSLDVAEQEVQAAINAANNLLPSGLPTPPIYAKVNPADAPIMTLAVTSKTLPLIDLEDISETRLAQKISQQPGVGLVSISGGQRPAVRIKFNPAALAAYGLNIDDLRTTIGNANVNAPKGSFDGPTQASTINANDQIAKPSDYSQLIIAYRNGSPVRLSDVATTVSGPENEKLGALADLAPAIILNVRRQPGANVIQVVDTIKTLLPTILTNLPPAVNVDVLSDRTTTIRASVADVEFELALAVGLVVVVIFLFLRNLPATIIPSLSVPLSLVGTFVAMYLLGFSLDNLSLMALTISTGFVVDDAIVMIENITRYVEAGDPPLQAALKGSEQIGFTIISLTVSLLAVLIPLLFMGDVVGRLFHEFAITLAVTIILSAIVSLTLVPMLCARLIRHHPPSQRSRFDLVAERSFNALVAQYGRALEVVLRHQPLTLFVAIATLVLTIGLYIVIPKGFFPVQDTGMIQAISEASQSASFEAMARLQRQLSEAILRDPAVASVSSFIGIDGDNPTLNSGRFLINLKPQHERKVSADEVVRRLQKEASGVVGVSLYMQPVQDLTIDSSVSRAQYHFILQNADPDAFKIWVPKLMDRLTKLPELTDVASDTQSQGLAVNLVIDRATAARFGITPASVDNALYDAFGQRIISTIYTQSNQYRVILEADPALQRKLASLSSFYLPSSSSATNGQVPLSAIIRVEERLGPLLITHLGQFAATNISFNVAPGASLGAAVAAIDKAEKDIALPESFVTSFQGAAAAFRASTTNELFLIIAAVITMYIVLGVLYESFIHPITILSTLPSAGVGALLALMVSGHELDVIAIIGIILLIGIVKKNAIMMIDFALEAERSEGLSPHDAIFQACLLRFRPILMTTFAALLGALPLMLGSGTGSELRNPLGIAIVGGLIVSQVLTLFTTPVIYLYFDRLATRLSGRRSGDSLAADEV; from the coding sequence ATGAACCCATCGCGGCTTTTCATACTTCGGCCGGTTGCGACTTCGCTGCTGATGGCCGCGATTATGCTCGCGGGCGGCGTCGCCTATAGTTTTCTCCCGCTTTCGGCGCTTCCCGAAGTCGATTACCCAACCATTCAGGTCCGGACCTTTCTGCCAGGCGCCAGTCCGGAGGTCATGACCTCCTCGGTGACGGCGCCTCTCGAGCGACAACTCGGGCAGATGCCCGGCCTGAACCAGATGACATCGTCGAGTTCGGCGGGAGCATCGGTCATCACGCTGCAATTCAGCTTGAACCTTAGCCTCGATGTCGCCGAGCAGGAAGTTCAAGCGGCGATCAATGCGGCCAATAATTTGCTACCAAGCGGCCTGCCGACGCCCCCCATCTATGCCAAGGTCAACCCCGCGGATGCGCCGATCATGACGCTGGCGGTGACGTCCAAGACCTTGCCATTGATCGATCTCGAGGACATCAGCGAGACGCGGCTTGCCCAAAAAATTTCGCAGCAGCCTGGTGTCGGATTGGTCAGCATCAGCGGCGGTCAAAGGCCGGCGGTGCGCATCAAATTCAACCCGGCCGCGCTCGCCGCCTATGGTCTCAACATCGACGATCTTCGCACCACGATCGGCAATGCCAATGTCAATGCGCCGAAGGGGAGTTTTGACGGGCCCACGCAGGCTTCGACGATCAACGCCAATGATCAGATCGCCAAGCCCAGCGACTACAGCCAGCTTATCATCGCTTATCGAAACGGCAGCCCGGTTCGGCTCTCGGACGTCGCGACCACCGTCTCCGGCCCTGAAAATGAGAAACTTGGGGCTTTGGCCGACCTTGCACCTGCGATCATTCTCAACGTCCGCCGTCAGCCCGGAGCCAATGTCATTCAGGTCGTAGATACGATCAAGACGTTGCTGCCAACGATCCTGACGAATTTGCCGCCCGCCGTGAATGTCGATGTGCTGAGCGACCGCACGACAACCATTCGCGCCTCCGTCGCCGATGTGGAATTTGAGCTGGCCCTCGCGGTGGGGCTCGTCGTGGTGGTCATCTTCTTGTTCCTGCGGAATCTGCCCGCGACCATCATCCCCAGCCTTTCCGTGCCTTTGTCCTTGGTCGGCACCTTTGTCGCCATGTATCTTTTGGGTTTCAGCCTCGACAATCTTTCGCTGATGGCGCTGACGATTTCGACGGGCTTTGTCGTCGACGATGCGATCGTGATGATCGAAAACATTACCCGCTACGTCGAGGCCGGCGATCCGCCCTTGCAAGCGGCGCTGAAAGGCTCCGAGCAGATCGGCTTCACCATTATTTCGCTCACCGTCTCCCTGCTGGCGGTTCTGATTCCCCTGCTCTTCATGGGGGATGTGGTCGGCCGGCTGTTCCATGAATTCGCGATCACCCTCGCGGTCACGATCATTCTTTCGGCAATTGTCTCGCTCACCCTTGTGCCGATGCTCTGCGCGCGGCTGATCCGGCATCATCCGCCGTCCCAAAGATCCCGCTTCGATCTTGTCGCGGAACGCAGCTTTAACGCTTTGGTCGCGCAATATGGGCGGGCCCTGGAAGTCGTTCTCCGGCACCAGCCGCTGACTCTTTTCGTTGCGATCGCCACGCTGGTTCTCACCATCGGACTCTATATCGTCATCCCGAAGGGTTTTTTCCCGGTTCAGGATACCGGGATGATCCAGGCCATATCCGAAGCCTCGCAAAGCGCCTCTTTCGAAGCCATGGCACGCCTGCAGCGGCAACTCTCGGAAGCGATTCTGCGCGATCCCGCCGTCGCTAGTGTGAGTTCGTTCATTGGCATCGACGGCGACAATCCGACTTTGAATAGCGGCCGATTTTTGATCAATCTCAAGCCGCAGCACGAGCGAAAGGTTTCTGCGGATGAAGTCGTTCGCCGATTGCAGAAAGAGGCTTCCGGCGTGGTCGGCGTCTCGCTTTATATGCAACCCGTTCAGGATCTGACGATCGACTCCAGCGTCAGCCGCGCCCAATATCACTTTATCTTGCAAAACGCGGACCCCGACGCGTTCAAGATCTGGGTGCCGAAGCTGATGGACCGGCTGACTAAGCTGCCGGAACTCACCGATGTGGCGAGCGACACGCAGAGCCAGGGACTGGCGGTGAATCTTGTCATTGACCGCGCGACAGCGGCGCGATTCGGAATTACCCCGGCGAGCGTGGACAATGCGCTCTATGACGCGTTCGGCCAGCGGATCATCTCGACAATCTACACGCAATCCAACCAGTACCGCGTCATCCTGGAAGCCGATCCCGCGCTGCAGCGCAAGCTGGCCAGCCTGTCCTCATTCTATCTTCCGTCATCGTCTTCGGCGACCAATGGGCAAGTTCCCCTCTCCGCGATCATCCGGGTCGAGGAGCGCCTAGGCCCCTTGTTGATTACCCATCTCGGCCAGTTCGCCGCGACCAATATTTCGTTCAATGTCGCGCCGGGCGCCTCGCTCGGCGCTGCCGTGGCGGCGATCGACAAGGCCGAAAAAGACATCGCTCTTCCGGAAAGTTTTGTCACCTCCTTCCAGGGCGCCGCCGCGGCCTTCCGCGCATCGACGACCAATGAACTGTTTCTGATCATCGCGGCGGTGATCACAATGTATATCGTGCTGGGCGTGCTCTATGAGAGTTTCATCCACCCGATTACCATTTTGTCGACTCTGCCGTCGGCCGGCGTCGGCGCGCTGCTCGCGCTGATGGTATCTGGACACGAACTCGATGTCATCGCGATCATCGGCATCATCCTTTTGATCGGCATCGTAAAAAAGAATGCGATCATGATGATCGACTTCGCTCTCGAGGCCGAGCGTTCCGAAGGACTGTCGCCGCACGATGCCATCTTCCAGGCCTGCCTCCTGCGGTTTCGTCCCATTCTCATGACGACTTTCGCCGCGCTTCTCGGCGCCCTGCCCTTGATGCTGGGGAGCGGGACCGGCTCGGAGCTCCGCAATCCGCTGGGCATCGCCATCGTCGGCGGCCTTATCGTCAGCCAGGTTCTGACCCTCTTCACGACCCCGGTCATCTATCTTTATTTCGATCGCCTTGCGACACGGCTGTCGGGGCGGCGCTCCGGAGATTCGCTCGCGGCCGACGAGGTCTAA
- a CDS encoding efflux transporter periplasmic adaptor subunit: MDDRAHESQTGAPNDVFLRDGDAAFRDTTVKLPDTKVKLRSRLRPFLVLGVAILLGFGLYRFATSGRAPTESVRAEETAPVAVATIGTGDINVIVNALGTVTPIATVTVKAQVSGQLLEVAYKEGQIVKKGDFLAQIDPRPFQLAQSQAEGQLIHDQGLLDQARKNLVRFQTLLKQESIARQQAEDQVFLVTQYEGSVKTDQAQIDTQKLNLIYAHIVSPIDGRVGLRLVDAGNYIQTTDTGLAVLTQLSPISVIFIVPEDDIPPILEAVHAGKTLQVAAYDRANVNLLAVGKVATLDNQIDTTTGTVKLRADFDNLDDKLFPNQFVNARLLLKSLRGVVTVPATAIQRGAPGAYVYLVGSDNKVSVRTVELGALDGAMYAVNAGLSPGDRVVVDGADRLRDGAKVLIASGNSTDHGAAPPPAPTKAEPPAKIEAPTKLPNKGRSGQQTNPK; this comes from the coding sequence ATGGATGATCGAGCCCATGAGTCTCAGACAGGGGCCCCGAACGACGTGTTTCTGCGCGACGGCGATGCCGCTTTTCGCGACACGACCGTCAAACTGCCCGACACGAAGGTAAAGCTAAGATCGCGGTTGCGGCCTTTCTTGGTCCTCGGCGTCGCGATTCTGTTGGGCTTTGGACTCTACCGGTTTGCTACCTCCGGTCGGGCGCCCACGGAGTCCGTTCGGGCCGAGGAAACGGCGCCGGTTGCCGTTGCCACCATCGGTACGGGCGACATCAACGTCATCGTGAATGCGCTCGGCACCGTGACGCCAATCGCAACCGTAACAGTGAAGGCCCAAGTCAGCGGTCAGCTGCTCGAGGTCGCTTACAAGGAAGGCCAAATCGTCAAGAAGGGCGATTTCCTGGCGCAGATCGACCCTCGCCCATTTCAGTTGGCGCAATCCCAAGCCGAAGGACAACTCATCCACGATCAAGGACTACTTGACCAGGCCCGCAAGAATTTGGTGCGCTTTCAGACGCTCCTGAAACAGGAATCGATTGCCCGGCAGCAGGCCGAGGACCAAGTTTTTCTCGTCACGCAATATGAAGGTTCGGTGAAAACCGATCAGGCTCAGATCGATACGCAAAAGCTGAACCTCATCTATGCACACATCGTTTCGCCGATCGATGGGCGTGTGGGGCTACGCCTCGTCGATGCCGGCAATTATATACAGACGACCGACACCGGACTGGCGGTGCTCACCCAATTGAGTCCGATCTCGGTGATTTTCATTGTGCCAGAGGACGACATTCCACCGATCCTCGAGGCTGTCCACGCCGGCAAGACATTGCAAGTGGCCGCTTATGACCGCGCCAATGTCAATCTGCTCGCGGTCGGTAAAGTCGCCACGCTCGACAATCAGATCGACACCACAACGGGAACAGTAAAGTTGCGGGCCGATTTCGACAATCTCGACGACAAGCTTTTTCCCAATCAGTTCGTCAATGCGAGGCTGTTGCTTAAATCCCTGCGCGGCGTCGTGACAGTGCCTGCCACCGCAATTCAGCGCGGCGCGCCCGGCGCTTACGTTTACCTGGTTGGAAGCGACAACAAAGTGTCGGTAAGGACCGTTGAACTCGGAGCCTTGGACGGCGCAATGTATGCTGTCAATGCAGGACTGTCGCCCGGGGACCGGGTCGTTGTCGACGGTGCCGATCGCTTGCGGGATGGGGCCAAGGTGTTGATCGCCTCTGGCAATTCGACCGATCATGGTGCAGCCCCGCCGCCCGCCCCGACCAAGGCCGAGCCGCCGGCGAAAATCGAGGCGCCGACCAAGCTTCCGAACAAGGGCCGCTCTGGCCAGCAGACCAACCCGAAATGA
- a CDS encoding nodulation protein: MNISALFIARPVGTTLITIGIALAGCLAFLKLPVSPLPQVDFPTILVQASLPGASPETVASSLASPLERHLGQIAHVTEMTSASSLGTTRIVLQFDIDRDIDGAGRDVQAAINAARADLPTNMPTNPTYRKINPADAPILILTLVSKTRTRGQMYDLASNILQQRLSQLEGIGQVVIGGAALPGVRVELNPYALFKYGIGLEDVRAALASANANSPKGAIEDGEKHFQIYTNDQATHAADYAPLVVAYRNGAPVLLSDVAEVVDSVEDLRNEGLDNGQPAVFVIIFRQPGANIIDAVERVKAELPHLQAAMPSDIDITRASDRSNTIRASLHDTEWTLVIAVGLVTLIVFLFLRDARATIIPSVAVTVSIVGTFGAMYLMNFSLNNLSLMALTIATGFVVDDAIVVQENIARHIEAGQGRIEAALSGAREVGFTVVSMSLSLIAVFIPILLMGGIVGRLFREFALTLSLAILVSLVLSLTTTPMMCAIFLRPRPTAPDGARRFDPVATVRRGYERSLGWALRHGILVMIALLATICLNVYLFAIIPKGFFPQQDTGRLIGTIQADQSISFQAMRDKLGLLQAIVQNDPAIASVKGYTGTGAGQTNSGLVFIDLKPKSERSETADEVIARLRRQLVQVPGARLFLQSVQDIRMGGRASNAQYQFTLQGDDVNELYAYVPRLVEALQRSSVLTDVNSDQQQTGLETNIVIDRDTASRLGLVMSQIDNTLYDAFGQRQVSVIYSAVNQYHVVMEVDPRYWQDPSILKDLYVSTSGASPSGTATSNALAGTVTRGAATLAPEPSNTAQEKPINAGSNSARNAATNALANTGRGSTSAGSAVSTSKEINIPLAAFSHFGPGHTALNVNHQGLFVASTISYNLRPGASLSDAAEEITKTMKAIGTPARIQGSMQGTARAFQESLANEKILIMAALATVYIVLGILYESFIHPITILSTLPSAGVGAVLALLLFNTEFSIISLIGVILLIGIVKKNAIMMIDFALEIERSEGLSPRDAIFRACVLRFRPILMTTLAAIFGAIPLALSFGDGGEIRRPLGIAIVGGLIVSQILTLYTTPLVYLYLDSARLWANRQWRRFFPRLAGAAPEASA; the protein is encoded by the coding sequence ATGAATATTTCCGCCCTCTTCATCGCCCGTCCGGTGGGAACCACGCTTATCACCATTGGGATCGCCTTGGCTGGATGCCTGGCTTTCCTGAAGCTGCCAGTCTCGCCCTTGCCGCAAGTCGATTTCCCGACGATTCTTGTGCAAGCGTCGCTGCCCGGCGCCAGCCCGGAAACCGTTGCGTCAAGCTTAGCGAGCCCGCTTGAACGCCACCTCGGCCAGATCGCCCACGTCACAGAAATGACCTCGGCCAGCAGTCTCGGCACCACCCGGATCGTGCTGCAATTCGATATCGATCGCGATATCGACGGAGCGGGGCGCGACGTGCAGGCGGCCATCAATGCGGCCCGCGCCGACCTGCCGACAAACATGCCGACCAATCCGACCTATCGCAAGATCAATCCCGCCGACGCGCCGATCCTTATCCTCACGCTGGTGTCGAAGACGCGGACGCGCGGTCAGATGTATGATCTGGCCAGCAATATTCTCCAACAGAGGCTCTCGCAGCTCGAAGGGATAGGCCAAGTCGTGATTGGCGGCGCCGCCCTTCCAGGGGTGCGCGTCGAGCTCAATCCTTATGCTTTGTTCAAATATGGCATCGGCCTGGAGGACGTGCGTGCCGCGCTCGCCTCCGCCAACGCCAACAGCCCTAAGGGCGCGATCGAAGACGGCGAAAAGCATTTTCAGATCTACACCAACGATCAAGCGACCCATGCTGCGGACTATGCCCCGCTCGTGGTTGCTTACCGCAACGGTGCTCCGGTTCTTTTGTCCGATGTTGCGGAGGTGGTGGATTCCGTCGAGGACCTCCGCAACGAGGGCCTGGACAACGGCCAGCCCGCCGTTTTCGTGATTATTTTTCGGCAGCCTGGGGCCAACATCATCGACGCGGTCGAGCGCGTGAAGGCTGAACTGCCGCATCTTCAGGCGGCGATGCCGAGCGACATCGACATCACCCGCGCCTCCGACCGCAGCAACACGATCCGCGCCTCGTTGCACGACACCGAATGGACCTTGGTGATCGCGGTCGGTTTGGTCACCCTCATCGTATTTCTGTTCCTGCGCGATGCGCGCGCGACGATCATTCCAAGCGTTGCGGTTACCGTCTCGATCGTCGGGACCTTCGGCGCGATGTATCTCATGAACTTCAGCCTGAACAATTTGTCGCTCATGGCCTTGACCATCGCCACGGGTTTCGTGGTCGACGATGCGATCGTGGTTCAGGAAAACATCGCGCGTCACATTGAAGCCGGCCAGGGCAGGATCGAAGCGGCGCTTTCCGGCGCGCGAGAAGTGGGATTTACCGTCGTCTCAATGAGTCTCTCGCTGATCGCCGTGTTCATTCCGATTCTTCTGATGGGAGGAATCGTCGGCCGCCTGTTTCGGGAATTTGCTCTCACGCTCTCGCTCGCGATCCTGGTGTCGCTGGTCTTATCCTTGACCACGACGCCGATGATGTGCGCGATATTTCTCCGGCCGCGCCCGACCGCGCCCGACGGGGCGCGCCGCTTCGATCCGGTGGCCACGGTCCGCAGAGGTTATGAGAGAAGCCTTGGCTGGGCCTTGCGCCACGGCATCTTGGTGATGATCGCGCTTCTCGCAACCATCTGCCTCAACGTCTATCTGTTTGCGATCATACCGAAGGGCTTCTTCCCGCAGCAGGACACCGGCCGTTTGATCGGGACGATTCAAGCCGATCAAAGCATCTCCTTCCAGGCGATGCGGGACAAACTCGGATTGCTTCAGGCGATCGTGCAGAACGACCCCGCAATCGCAAGCGTGAAGGGCTATACCGGCACTGGCGCGGGTCAAACCAATTCGGGGCTCGTCTTCATCGATCTGAAGCCAAAATCCGAGCGGAGCGAGACCGCAGACGAAGTCATCGCTCGCCTCCGTCGCCAGCTCGTCCAGGTGCCAGGCGCACGTCTGTTTCTGCAATCGGTGCAAGACATCCGCATGGGCGGCCGGGCGAGCAACGCTCAATATCAATTCACCTTGCAGGGCGACGACGTCAACGAACTCTATGCCTATGTGCCGCGTCTCGTCGAGGCCTTGCAGCGCAGCTCCGTGCTGACGGACGTCAATTCCGATCAGCAGCAGACCGGCCTCGAGACGAATATTGTGATCGATCGCGATACGGCATCGCGCCTTGGCCTCGTCATGAGTCAGATCGACAACACGCTTTACGATGCCTTTGGGCAGCGCCAAGTCTCGGTCATTTACAGCGCGGTCAATCAGTATCACGTCGTGATGGAAGTCGATCCGCGCTATTGGCAAGATCCATCCATTCTCAAAGATCTCTATGTAAGCACATCGGGCGCGAGTCCGAGCGGTACCGCCACCAGCAATGCCCTGGCGGGGACGGTCACGCGCGGGGCGGCCACGCTCGCGCCGGAGCCCTCGAACACCGCTCAGGAAAAACCCATCAATGCCGGCTCGAACTCGGCGAGGAACGCGGCCACCAATGCGCTCGCCAACACCGGCAGGGGCAGCACCTCCGCGGGGTCTGCGGTGAGCACCAGCAAAGAAATCAACATACCGCTCGCCGCCTTCAGCCATTTTGGGCCGGGGCACACGGCACTGAACGTCAACCATCAGGGCCTGTTTGTCGCGAGCACCATTTCATATAATTTGCGGCCCGGCGCCTCGCTGAGCGACGCCGCGGAAGAAATCACGAAAACGATGAAAGCCATCGGCACGCCCGCCAGGATTCAGGGCAGCATGCAGGGGACCGCTCGCGCGTTCCAGGAATCGCTGGCGAACGAAAAGATCCTGATCATGGCGGCGCTGGCGACGGTCTATATTGTCCTTGGAATTCTCTACGAAAGCTTCATTCATCCGATCACCATCCTCTCCACCCTGCCGTCGGCTGGCGTCGGCGCGGTCCTCGCACTTTTATTGTTCAATACCGAGTTCAGCATTATTTCCCTGATCGGCGTGATTCTGCTCATTGGGATCGTGAAAAAGAACGCGATCATGATGATCGACTTCGCCCTTGAGATCGAACGCTCGGAAGGGCTGTCGCCACGGGATGCGATTTTTCGCGCCTGCGTGCTGCGGTTTCGCCCGATCCTGATGACGACTTTGGCCGCGATCTTCGGCGCGATTCCTTTGGCGCTGAGCTTTGGCGACGGCGGCGAGATTCGGCGCCCTCTCGGAATTGCCATCGTCGGCGGTTTGATCGTCAGTCAGATTTTGACGCTCTACACGACCCCCCTGGTCTATCTTTATCTAGATAGCGCCCGGCTGTGGGCGAACCGGCAATGGCGCCGCTTCTTCCCGCGCCTTGCCGGCGCCGCTCCGGAAGCCTCGGCGTAG
- a CDS encoding sulfoxide reductase heme-binding subunit YedZ, producing MRPWTDRTGRFSALRSVVFIGVLTPALWIAAEAMLGGLGERPVTEAIHQTGLWAIRLLAISLAVTPLREALRWPKLASVRRMLGLAVLAYALLHFGLYILNQHFDVAHIASEIALRFYLALGFIALCGFCVLGVTSTDTMIARLGSARWNRLHRFIYVGAVLATVHFFLQSKLDVSQAILMAGIFSLLAAYRIAKGRLGDLTASQLAGLAIFLTFSTAFGEALWYAWSVGAPLILVLGANFDFSYRVRPCWYALGAGLILWAARLLRPWIERTKFPPDARITAPQVQARSV from the coding sequence ATGAGGCCATGGACCGACCGGACGGGGCGCTTTTCCGCTTTAAGATCCGTAGTGTTCATCGGCGTGCTGACTCCGGCCCTGTGGATTGCGGCCGAAGCGATGTTGGGTGGGCTCGGGGAGCGGCCGGTGACCGAGGCTATTCACCAGACCGGATTGTGGGCCATTCGGCTTCTGGCGATATCGCTGGCGGTGACGCCGCTTCGGGAGGCACTGCGGTGGCCGAAACTTGCCTCCGTCCGGCGAATGCTCGGCCTCGCGGTTCTGGCCTATGCACTCCTCCATTTCGGCCTTTACATTCTTAACCAGCATTTCGACGTCGCCCACATCGCGTCCGAAATCGCGCTGCGGTTCTACCTTGCGCTTGGCTTTATCGCCCTTTGTGGATTTTGCGTTCTTGGCGTCACCTCGACGGATACCATGATTGCCCGGCTCGGTTCCGCGAGATGGAACCGTTTGCATCGCTTCATTTATGTTGGGGCGGTCTTGGCGACGGTGCATTTTTTCCTGCAATCGAAGCTCGACGTCAGCCAAGCAATCCTTATGGCGGGGATTTTTTCGCTTTTGGCGGCTTACCGAATCGCAAAGGGTCGGTTGGGCGATCTTACGGCGTCGCAACTTGCGGGGCTGGCCATTTTCTTGACCTTCTCGACCGCATTTGGCGAAGCGCTCTGGTACGCTTGGTCGGTTGGCGCGCCCTTGATCCTGGTTCTTGGGGCCAATTTCGATTTTTCCTACAGGGTGCGGCCATGCTGGTACGCGCTGGGGGCAGGGCTTATCCTCTGGGCCGCACGCCTGCTGCGGCCATGGATTGAGAGAACGAAGTTCCCTCCCGATGCGCGAATAACCGCGCCTCAGGTGCAGGCAAGGTCGGTTTAA
- a CDS encoding transporter, which translates to MSNCPPKIGLGFGAAILGLTLAACTVGPDYQRAPAPEAAAYKELKGWKRATPRDDVDRGPWWTIFRDARLNAYEPQVEIFNQTVAGAEAAYRQSLAVIKEVQAGLFPTISANYNVTGSHAGAAVLGGTGGVSSTSVSSTLATNASWDLDLWGKIRRSVESNVAGAQVTAADLANAKLSTQALLAIAYFNLRAADALEDLLNRTVKAFRRTLEITQHQYDAGTVSKADVATALAQVLNTEAQAIGVGVSRAQFEHAIAALMGRPPSDLSVPFSPLGYNLPNIPVSVPSALLERRPDIATAERQMQQQNALIGAAIALYYPDVSLSALFGFTGTGALALSLANEVWTVGAAAAQVVFDAGLRDAQVEAAIAVYDQSVAIYRQTVLTAFQQVEDQLAAVRIFARQQKVADAAVRAAQEELDILLNQYRAGTVAFTAVVVAQATLLNNEQSALAVRQNRFLAAVALIEALGGGWDTGLLPTADALKHVNPIIPRL; encoded by the coding sequence ATGAGCAATTGCCCCCCGAAAATAGGGCTTGGCTTTGGGGCTGCGATCCTTGGTTTGACCCTGGCTGCCTGCACCGTCGGACCCGATTATCAGCGCGCCCCTGCGCCGGAAGCTGCGGCCTATAAGGAGTTGAAGGGGTGGAAACGCGCGACGCCGCGCGATGACGTGGACCGCGGTCCCTGGTGGACGATCTTCCGCGATGCCCGACTCAATGCGTACGAGCCGCAGGTCGAGATTTTCAACCAAACCGTCGCCGGCGCCGAGGCCGCCTATCGGCAATCCCTTGCGGTCATCAAGGAAGTGCAGGCCGGGCTGTTTCCGACCATTTCCGCCAATTACAATGTGACAGGCTCACATGCCGGCGCGGCTGTTCTCGGAGGCACGGGCGGGGTTTCGAGCACATCCGTATCTTCGACCTTAGCCACCAATGCGAGTTGGGACCTCGATCTATGGGGGAAAATCCGCCGCAGCGTGGAGAGCAACGTCGCGGGCGCGCAGGTGACGGCCGCCGACCTCGCCAATGCCAAGCTCTCGACCCAAGCCTTATTGGCGATTGCCTATTTCAATCTCCGCGCGGCGGACGCGCTGGAGGATTTGCTGAATCGCACCGTCAAAGCCTTCCGGCGGACGCTTGAGATTACGCAACATCAATATGATGCAGGCACTGTTTCGAAGGCCGACGTCGCTACGGCTCTCGCTCAGGTTCTCAATACGGAGGCTCAGGCGATCGGGGTCGGCGTTTCCCGAGCGCAGTTCGAACACGCGATTGCGGCCCTGATGGGTCGGCCCCCTTCGGATTTGTCAGTCCCATTTTCGCCACTCGGTTACAATCTGCCGAATATTCCGGTGAGCGTACCGTCAGCCCTGCTGGAACGACGGCCCGATATCGCCACGGCCGAACGGCAGATGCAGCAACAGAACGCCCTGATTGGCGCCGCCATAGCGCTTTACTATCCCGACGTGAGCCTGAGCGCCCTGTTCGGTTTCACCGGAACCGGAGCTTTGGCACTCTCGCTGGCCAACGAAGTCTGGACGGTCGGTGCTGCGGCGGCGCAGGTCGTCTTCGACGCCGGCTTGCGTGACGCTCAAGTCGAAGCGGCCATCGCGGTCTATGATCAAAGCGTCGCAATATACCGGCAGACTGTGCTGACCGCCTTCCAGCAGGTGGAAGACCAACTTGCCGCCGTGCGTATATTTGCGCGCCAGCAGAAGGTCGCCGACGCCGCGGTCCGGGCCGCGCAAGAGGAACTCGACATTCTTCTTAATCAATATCGGGCCGGCACCGTAGCATTCACCGCGGTCGTCGTTGCGCAGGCAACTTTGCTCAACAATGAGCAGTCCGCGCTGGCGGTGCGGCAAAACCGGTTCCTTGCCGCTGTTGCCTTGATCGAAGCACTGGGCGGGGGCTGGGATACCGGCCTATTGCCGACAGCCGATGCCTTGAAGCATGTCAATCCAATCATCCCGCGTCTTTAA
- a CDS encoding phosphoribosylpyrophosphate synthetase: MKILAGNSNRALTEAIAAYLGVPLTKCQVRRFADMEVFVEIQENVRGQDAFVVQSTSYPANDHLMEVLIMTDALRRASARRITAVIPYFGYARQDRKPGPRTPISAKLVANLITRAGADRVLTVDLHAGQIQGFFDIPTDNLYSAPTLVRDIKERLPLDNVMVVSPDVGGVIRARALAKRIDAPLAIVDKRRERAGDSEVMNIIGDVAGKTCILVDDIVDSGGTLCNAADALLSEGAQDVYAYITHGVLSGGAVARIAASRLKELVLTDTIQATEAIRVSNNIRIVSIAPLIGEAIARTAKEESVSSLFD, from the coding sequence ATGAAGATCCTTGCGGGCAATTCCAACCGAGCGCTCACCGAGGCGATAGCGGCCTATCTCGGGGTGCCATTGACCAAATGCCAGGTGCGCCGGTTCGCCGACATGGAAGTATTCGTCGAGATTCAGGAGAACGTCCGCGGGCAGGATGCCTTCGTTGTCCAATCGACCTCCTATCCCGCGAACGATCATCTGATGGAAGTCCTGATCATGACCGACGCGCTGCGGCGCGCCTCGGCCCGCCGGATTACCGCCGTGATCCCCTATTTCGGCTATGCCCGGCAGGATCGAAAGCCCGGCCCCCGCACGCCGATCTCGGCCAAGCTCGTGGCCAATCTCATCACAAGGGCGGGCGCCGACCGAGTTCTTACGGTCGATCTTCACGCCGGCCAAATCCAGGGCTTCTTCGATATACCGACCGACAATCTGTATTCCGCGCCGACTCTGGTCCGCGACATCAAGGAGCGGTTGCCGCTGGACAACGTTATGGTCGTTTCACCGGACGTGGGCGGCGTCATCCGCGCCCGGGCCCTGGCGAAGCGCATCGACGCGCCGCTCGCGATCGTCGACAAACGCCGGGAACGGGCCGGCGATTCGGAAGTCATGAATATCATCGGGGACGTTGCCGGTAAGACCTGCATTCTGGTCGATGACATCGTCGATTCCGGGGGAACCCTGTGCAACGCGGCCGATGCGTTGCTGAGCGAGGGGGCCCAGGACGTCTATGCCTACATCACCCATGGCGTTCTTTCGGGCGGAGCCGTCGCGCGCATCGCCGCCTCTCGCCTCAAGGAACTGGTCCTCACCGACACGATTCAGGCCACCGAAGCGATCCGGGTCTCCAACAATATCCGGATTGTCTCGATCGCCCCGCTGATTGGCGAAGCGATCGCTCGGACGGCCAAGGAAGAAAGCGTCTCCAGCCTCTTCGACTAA